Genomic segment of Desulfitobacterium chlororespirans DSM 11544:
CTCTTCCCCATCTAAAGTCTCATGCTCAATACCAATCGTGTACAGGTTAGGATTCTTTCCATTATACAACTTCCAGTTCGGCTTATTGGCCGGCGTGCCACGCAGTATCCTCGTCTTTGACAAGCTGCAGGATTCGCCCATCCTTGAGTACGAGATAATGACTGCTTACTTGGGAGGCAGGATTCTGCATCCATGAGAGGCACCCCGGATATCGTCATGCTGTGATGTGATTTATGATGGCAAAGATTTGGCTGCCACTTCTCCCCTGACGATAGTTCGGCGTGCCCACCCATTATTCAATTTTCATGCTTACTCTCCTTTCTGCTCAAGGCGATCAATCCTCTTATGGGCCTGTTTAGATGACTCCTCAACCCGGGTAAGACGTTCACCCATGGTATCCATGCGCTGCCCCTGGGCACGCTGCTCTATGCGGATATCATCTACCCCGCGCTTAAGGTACTCCATGTCGGTACGGATGGCTGTGTTGATTTCAGCGTCTATTCTGACTTCTCTTTTCGCTTCCTTTGCCCTTGCCGACCACCCTAAGATAATTCCGGACAGAGCTGCTACAATCCCAATGAGGGCTGTTATAATTGTAAAATCCAAATGCTATCACCTCTCGCTATACTATATTTATATAGACATGTCGTCATAATGGTGACTGACCCAGTACCGTGCTACCCCACTCCCGCAAATTTCCGACATAGGATTTTGGGCACAAAAAATAGAGTGTGCCCTGATAAATGCCCACTCTTTCGGCATCATTCAGCCAAAGCAGGAAATAAAATTTTTTCCTCGAATACTTGAACATTGCAATTCAGGAAGGAGATATTAGATATTATGGGAATATTTAGCGGAATGATGGGCAATGCCTCAGAGATTGACACCAAAGAAATTGAAAGCGAAGTAGGTCCTTTACTTTATGACTCAGAACAGATAACAAAGGCTTTTAAACTCATCAGAGACTTAATTGTGTTTACCAACAGCAGGTTGATTCTCGTGGATAAACAAGGTATCACCGGCAAAAAGATTGAGTATCACTCTATACCTTTCAGAAGTATCACGCACTTTGCTGTAGAGACAGCCGGTCACCTCGATCTTGATGCAGAATTAAAAATCTGGATTTCTGGTAATTCATTACCTATCACCAAGGAGTTTAAAAAAGACAAAAACATATTTGAAGTTCAGAAGGCTTTGGCCAACTCCATTGCCAGATAATTTTTTGCGCAGCCGTAATGGGCTGCTTTTTCTTTTTACTGAAGCTAAAAATAAGACTTATACGAGTCCTATTACATGCAAAAAACCAGTTGTTAACTTATTGTTAACTAAAAATTTAATTCCCTAAAAACAAAACTTCCTGCAAACCTCGCGGGGAGCGGATTTCATGTTGGCAGGGGATGCAGGAGTTGAACCCACACTAACGGTTTTGGAGACCTGTCCAGCGTGTTTGGTATAGTTAGGTTTATTCATGAAACGCAGTGATTGCAAGGGTTTCAGAATTTCGATGTTGGGTATATAAAAGTTGATTTAGGGGTGTTTTTGAATCGCAAACTCCCCAAATCCTCCCCAATTTTATTATGCGGAACATAGTACCTTAATGGGACCATGCTCTTTTCTATTGCCGACATATGTGATTTTCTGTCAACCAGGGAACTTTAAGTTGGTGAGATAGTTTTTAAAAAAATAATGTAATTTCTTTTGTACTATTGCTAAAATGGAATTGTAAGAATTCAGAAGCAAGATGGTAATTACATGGACACTATTGAAGCTACTATTAAAAACGCTGGCTGGGGAAAAAGGAAAGCCATGCAGATGCAAATTGACTTAATAGCAAGTTCATTTTTGAATGAGGAAAAACTATTGGCAGTTGGGGCCTCTATTCCAAATCCGACTGAGCAAGTTTATATAACCAATCAAAGAATCATCGTGCATAAGATTATAAGCTCTTGGAAAGGCACAAAAACGGAAATATTTCTTTCCGATATTAAATCAGTAAAAATAGTGACTAAGCTGTCTCAGTACAGCAAACTAGAAATTGTGACTACTAACGATTGTATATTAATAGAGAGAATACCACTGGATATACTACAGGAAATCAAGCGTATTATTGATGAATTACTAAATCAGCGCGTACAAGATGATTCATCTTTAGAACAAGCACCAGACCAAATAACTGTTGTTTGTCCTGGATGTGGAGCTGTAAATATTAAGCAAGTGGGCAAAGTTAATTTTCGCGAATATTGCGATACGTCTTTATAATAACTATTGGAGAAGTTAAAGTAGTGGCAATAGGTGGCAATACCAACGGTAACTAAAAAGCAGAAGCCCCGGCTCCGTCACCAGGGTTTCTGCTTATCCACGACAGGACTTAAACCAAGCCCAATACATCATATGTTCGTATAAAAAATGTGTTACAAAAAAACAGAACCCCAGCGCATCAACTTTGCACCGGGTTTCTGCTTACGGGAAAATCATCCTTCACACTACACTATATGTCCTTAACGCCATAGATGTGACGGGCACCGGATTAGTTTCGGTGCTTTTTTCATGCGCTCTCCGGTGCGTCGCGGGAACCCGCTTCGAGCTGTCATGCATGGCTGGCCTTGATATATACGTTCTTTCTCAATTAATAAAAAAGCAATTTTCCATAAAAATTTCTTAAATTTTTGTTTTAATCTCAAATATTTTGGAAGAAATTTCTGGACAAGCCTAGAACTAACAATATAGCAATAATATACTTGGATTAAGGAGTGGCAGGGTATTGGAATTTGATTTGTTTGATTTTGAGAAAGTTGTCCCTAAGCATCTTCTTGATTTTTATTTGGACAAATTAAAGATAGATGCAGACCGACGTAGCACTGCAGAACTTGTGGAAGTCGATCATAAAGACAGCGGGATTTTTGATCGTCACAATAGTCACTGCAAGTCCAACTATTCGTGACCTGCGCAAAGAAGATGAGTAACGGAAAAAGTGTTTCAGAAAATCTGATTTCTATATATAATCAGTGGAGTACATTTATTTATAATTTAATTTCAAAATAAAACGCAAAAAGCCCTCCCCCGCACCAAGCGAGAGAGGGCTTTGCTATCATGATCTTTTTCTTCTATTCTAATACCTTCCGCGCCGTCTCAGCACGGTTTGTACCGGCATAATAGATATTGCCGCTAT
This window contains:
- a CDS encoding PH domain-containing protein translates to MGIFSGMMGNASEIDTKEIESEVGPLLYDSEQITKAFKLIRDLIVFTNSRLILVDKQGITGKKIEYHSIPFRSITHFAVETAGHLDLDAELKIWISGNSLPITKEFKKDKNIFEVQKALANSIAR